One Stigmatopora argus isolate UIUO_Sarg chromosome 12, RoL_Sarg_1.0, whole genome shotgun sequence genomic window carries:
- the vapal gene encoding VAMP (vesicle-associated membrane protein)-associated protein A, like — MSKLDQILVLDPPSDLKFKGPFTDVVTTNLKLKNPSDRRVCFKVKTTAPRRYCVRPNSGVIEAGAAVNISVMLQPFDYDPNEKNKHKFMVQTIFAPPNVSDMDALWKDATDLMDSKLRCVFELPSENDKMNDVEASKAASVMNSTKADTPAASTVVTPVATIMANTSASSLDDSEMKKVLEKCKRLQAEISKMGEENRHFKDDSARMRKMARSDHAATNTAATLPSLLVVIAAIFIGFFLGKFIL, encoded by the exons GTCCATTCACAGACGTCGTCACCACCAACCTCAAGCTGAAGAACCCCTCGGACAGGAGAGTGTGTTTCAAAGTCAAGACGACGGCACCGCGTCGGTACTGCGTACGGCCCAACAGCGGCGTCATTGAAGCGGGAGCTGCCGTCAACATATCTG TTATGCTCCAGCCCTTCGACTATGACCCCAATGAGAAGAACAAACACAAATTCATGGTTCAGACCATCTTCGCTCCACCCAACGTCTCTGACATGGACGCTTTG TGGAAAGACGCCACTGACCTTATGGATTCCAAGTTGAGATGCGTTTTCGAGCTGCCTTCTGAGAATGACAAGATG AATGACGTGGAGGCGAGCAAAGCCGCCTCGGTGATGAACTCGACCAAGGCCGACACGCCCGCGGCCTCAACGGTAGTAACACCCGTTGCCACCATCATGGCCAACACCTCTGCCTCCTCATTGGACGACAGCGAGATGAAGAAAGTGCTGGAGAAATGCAAGCGGTTGCAGGCCGAGATCAGCAAAATGGGAGAGGAGAACCGGCACTTTAAG GACGATAGCGCTCGCATGAGGAAGATGGCGCGTTCGGATCACGCGGCCACTAACACGGCCGCCACCCTGCCCTCCCTCCTGGTGGTCATCGCGGCCATCTTCATCGGCTTCTTCCTAGGGAAGTTCATCTTGTAG